In a single window of the Vibrio celticus genome:
- a CDS encoding dicarboxylate/amino acid:cation symporter, with amino-acid sequence MNTKKPMSLTGRVILGMVVGILTGFAIQSLFADSGFVNNYIVNGLFEVGGQIFVASLKMLVVPLVFVSLVCGTSSLKDLSTLGRMGGKTLALYIGTTAVAITLALTIGNLFQPGAGADLTAASSFKSADAPSLGQVIIDMFPTNPIQAMAEGKTLQVIVFAVLFGIAISAAGKPGERIAAVFSDLNEVIMKLVALLMNLAPYGVFFLMAKLFSGLGLGAIWNLAEYFLVLAGTLLLHGLVTYSAMLKGFTGLSPITFLRKMEDAIMFAFSTASSNATIPVTMETAKNRMGVDNKVASFTVPLGATVNMDGTAIMQGVATAFIAQAYNIDLSMADYLMVILTATLASVGTAGVPGVGLVMLAMVLNQVGLPLEGIALIMGVDRLLDMIRTAVNITGDSAVSIIVAKSEGALDESRFNDPAAGEKEEEVKLARQQA; translated from the coding sequence ATGAATACCAAGAAACCTATGTCTCTGACTGGTCGAGTAATCCTCGGTATGGTCGTAGGTATATTAACGGGATTCGCCATTCAATCCCTTTTTGCAGACAGCGGATTTGTTAACAACTACATCGTTAACGGACTCTTTGAAGTAGGCGGACAAATCTTTGTCGCCAGTTTAAAAATGCTTGTTGTGCCTCTAGTCTTCGTTTCACTAGTGTGCGGTACAAGTTCTCTTAAAGACTTATCAACTCTTGGCCGTATGGGTGGCAAAACGCTTGCACTTTATATCGGTACTACTGCCGTTGCCATCACTCTAGCATTAACTATCGGTAACCTGTTCCAACCTGGAGCTGGTGCGGATCTTACTGCTGCGAGCTCTTTCAAATCAGCGGATGCCCCATCTTTAGGCCAAGTTATCATCGACATGTTCCCAACCAACCCTATTCAGGCGATGGCTGAGGGCAAAACGTTACAAGTTATCGTATTTGCAGTGTTGTTTGGTATCGCAATCAGTGCAGCGGGCAAACCCGGTGAACGTATCGCTGCAGTTTTCTCTGATCTAAACGAAGTGATCATGAAGCTAGTTGCGCTACTGATGAACCTTGCTCCTTACGGCGTATTCTTCTTGATGGCGAAACTGTTCTCTGGCCTTGGCTTAGGTGCAATTTGGAACCTAGCAGAATACTTCTTAGTACTTGCAGGTACCCTACTGTTACACGGCTTGGTGACTTACAGTGCGATGCTTAAAGGATTCACAGGTCTTAGTCCGATTACGTTCCTACGTAAGATGGAAGATGCAATCATGTTTGCATTCTCAACGGCATCTTCGAACGCAACAATTCCAGTAACAATGGAAACAGCTAAGAACCGCATGGGCGTAGACAACAAAGTCGCCTCTTTCACAGTACCACTAGGTGCAACTGTGAACATGGACGGCACTGCAATCATGCAAGGTGTTGCGACGGCGTTTATCGCGCAAGCGTACAACATCGACCTTTCAATGGCTGATTACCTAATGGTTATCCTAACGGCGACACTGGCGTCTGTTGGTACTGCAGGTGTCCCTGGTGTTGGTCTTGTTATGCTAGCAATGGTATTGAACCAAGTGGGTCTGCCGCTTGAAGGTATTGCTCTAATTATGGGTGTTGACCGCCTTCTTGATATGATTCGTACCGCTGTAAACATCACAGGTGATAGTGCCGTATCTATCATCGTTGCTAAGTCTGAAGGCGCTCTAGACGAGTCTCGCTTCAACGACCCAGCAGCAGGTGAGAAAGAAGAAGAAGTTAAGCTAGCTCGCCAACAAGCATAA